Within the Gemmatimonadota bacterium genome, the region TCGTACATGGCCTCCCGCCAGGTCCAGAAGTCCGCCCGCTCGTGGCTGACCGGACGCCACTGCGTGCGCCCCCTCAGGCGCCGCTGAAACGCGTGCGAGTGCGCGTTCACGAACCCCGGCAGGAGCGCCCTGCCGTGCAGCCGCTCGACCTCGCCGGGGCGTCCGCGAGCGAGCGAGGCGTCGCGCACGGCGGCGACGCGTCCGTCCGCGCCGACGTCGACGGCGAGACCGGCGTGGAAACGGTCGCCCCGCCAGAGCAGATCGGGCACGAGCGTCCTCACGGAGCCTCCGCCTCGACGACCACGGCGCCGTCCTTCCACACGCGCCCCACCCGATTGACCCCCACGTGGTACGGGATCTCGCGGTGGTCGGGGACCGTCCACCACACCACGTCGGCGGGCGCTCCCTCGCTCAACGTGCCGGTGCCGTCGGCCAGGCGCAGCGCGGCGGCGCCCCCGGCGGTCGCCGCCACCAGGGCCTCGAGCGGGCTCATCCCCATCTGGCTGCACGCCAGCGTGAGCGCGATGGGCAGCCCCGGGGTGGGCGAGGAGCCGGGATTGAAGTCGGTGGCGAGCGCCACCACCGCGCCGGCGTCCAGCAGCGCCCGGGCCGGGGCGTAGGTCTTCCTGCCCAGAAACATCAGCGTCACGGGGAGCAGCGTGGCCACCGTGGGAGTTGCCGATCTGGCGGTCGCGGCGATCGCGGCGATCCCTGCGGGCGATACCGCTCCGAGGTGGTCCGCGCTGGCGGCGCCGAGCGAGGCCGCGAGCTCGGCCCCGCCGCCGTTCTCCAGCTCGTCCGCGTGCAGCTTGGGGACCAGCCCCAGCTCGGCCCCGCGCTCCAGGATCGTGCGCGACTCGAGCGCGCTGAACACGCCGGGCTCGCAGAACACGTCGCAGAAGCGCGCGACGCCCTGCTCGGCCGCGGCGGGGATCATCTCATCCACCAGAACGGCCAGGTAGCGTTCGCGGTCGGCGCGGTGCTCGGGGGGAATCTCGTGGGCACCGAGGAACGTCGCTTCGACCCTCAGCGGAAGCGCTTCCCCGACCCTCCCTATGGCCGACAGCGTCTTGAGCTCGGCACCGGTATCGAGTCCGTAACCCGATTTGATTTCGATGGTTGTCGTGCCATACCTAAGACACTCCATCAAGCGCGGCACGGCCAGCTCCACGAGGTCGTCCTCGCTGCGCGCCCGCAGATCCCGCACCGACGCGTTGATGCCGCCGCCGCGGCGGGCGACCTCCATGTACGGCACCCCCGCGGCGCGCAGCGCGTACTCGTCGGCGCGGGTGCGACCGAACACGGCGTGGGTGTGCGAGTCCACCAGGCCCGGGGTCAGCACGCCGCCGGGCAGCTCCTCGAGCGCGGCCGCCGGAAAGCGCGTACGCAAAGAGGCGAGCTCGCCGACGGTGGCGACCCGCCCGCCAGCCAGCGCGACCGCGGCGCCCTTCACAACCTCGTCGGTTCCGGAGCCCGTGCACGTCACGACCTCATCGGCGCCCGCCAGTATCACGACGGGCGCCTCCCCGGCCGCGCCGCCCGGCGAATTCGGGGCGGCCACCGCTACCCCTCGGCCATCGGCAGGCGGATGCCGTGCTCGCGGGCCGCCTCGAGGGCGGTCTCGTACCCCGCGTCGGCGTGGCGGGCGACGCCGATGCCGGGGTCGTTGGTGAGGACGCGCTCCAGCCGGGTGGCCATCTCGGGCGTGCCGTCGGCCACGATCACCTGGCCGGCGTGCAGGGAGTTGCCCATGCCCACGCCGCCGCCGTGGTGGAAGGACACCCAGCTCGCCCCGGACGCGGTGTTGAGCAGCGCGTTCAGGATGGGCCAGTCGGCGACCGCGTCGGAGCCGTCCTTCATGGCCTCCGTCTCGCGGAACGGGGACGCGACCGAGCCGGTGTCCAGATGGTCGCGGCCGATCACGATGGGCGCGGAGATCTCGCCGCGCGCAACCAGGTCGTTCAGCGCCAGGCCGAAGCGGGCCCGCTCACCCTGACCCAGCCAGCATATGCGCGCCGGCAGGCCCTGGAAGTGCACCCGCTCGCGCGCCAAGCGGATCCAGCGGGCCAGGTGTGTGTCGTCGGGGAACAGCTCGAGCACGAGGTCGTCGGTGCGCGCGATGTCGGCGGGATCGCCGCTCAGCGCGACCCAGCGGAACGGTCCCTTGCCCTCGCAGAACAGCGGCCGCACGTAGGCGGGGACGAAGCCCGGGAAGTCGAACGCGTCCTCCACGCCGGCGTCGAACGCCTGGGTGCGCAGGTTGTTGCCGTAGTCGAACGTGATCGCGCCCGCGCGCATCAGGTCCAGCATGCCCCGGCAATGGGTGGCCATGGACTCCATCGCCCGGCGCGTGTACTCGGCGGGGTCGGCGTCTCGCATGGCGTCGGCCGCGGACACGGATTGCCCCGTGGGCACGTAGCGCAGGGGGTCGTGCGCCGAGGTCTGGTCGGTGAGCACGTCCGGCACGACGCCGCGGCGGGCGATCTCGGGGAGCACGTCCGCGCAGTTGCCCAGCAGACCCACGGACAGCGCCTCCCCCCGATCGGCGGCGGTCCGGACGCGCTCGAGCGCGGCGTCCAGGTCGGTCGCCATCTCGTCCAGGTAGCCCGTTTCCACGCGGCGACGGATGCGCTCGGCGTCGACCTCTACGGCCAGCATCGCGCCCTCCGCCATGGTGGCGGCCAGGGGCTGAGCGCCGCCCATGCCTCCCAGCCCACCCGTGAGCACCCAGCGCCCCGCCAGCGAGCCGCCGAAGTGCTCGCGCGCTACCGCGCCGAAGGTCTCGTAGGTGCCCTGCAGGATGCCTTGGGTGCCGATGTAGATCCACGACCCGGCGGTCATCTGGCCGTACATCATCAGACCGGCCCGCTCCAACTCGCGAAAGTGGCCCCAGGTCGCCCAGCGCCCCACGAGGTTGGAGTTGGCGATCAGGACGCGCGGCGCATGGGCGTGCGTCCGGAAAACGCCGACCGGCTTGCCGGACTGGATCAGCAGCGTCTCGTCGTCCTCCAGCGCGCGCAGCGAGCGGACGATGGCGGCGAGCGCCTCCGGGTCCCGCGCCGCCTTGCCCGAGCCGCCGTACACGATCAGCTCGTCGCGGGCCTCGGCGACATCGGGGTGGAGGTTGTTGAGCAGCATGCGCAGGGCGGCCTCCTGCTGCCACCCCTTGCAGGTCAGCGTCGTGCCGAGCGGAAGGTCGGGGATCGTCGGGCTGTTCATGCCGCCAATGTAGCGCTCGCCGGCGGATGCGCATGGGGAACGAGGCGCTCTAGCGCAGCCGGCGAATCGGGATCGGCAGTTGCGTCCCCTCCCACTCGAGCGTCAGGTGCACGGTGTCCGCAGCCACCAGCGCGACGCGGAACCTCAACGTCTCAACGTGCGCGTCCGTTGCGTGCGCGGGGGCGGCGCCGCGGCCCGCCTCCATCGCCTCGATCGCGGACGTGTAGTAGCGCTCGGCCCCCCACTGCTCGGTGGAGCGGTTGACGATGATCTCCCACACGCCCGGCCGGGGCACGGTGTAGAGCGTGTACGTGCCCGGATCGACCCGGACCCCGGCGATGTCCGCCGCGAAGCCCAGGTGCAAGGTCGTCGGCTCGTTGGCTCCGGTGCGCCACACTTCCCCGTACGGGACCCGGTCTCCCCCGATCATGACTCGCCCGCGCGCAGACGGGCGGCTGTAGCAGAGCAGGGCCTCGGCGTCACCGATCGAGAATCGGACCGAGTCGGGTGGGCTGAGGCGCTCGGCGAGCTCGGCGGCCTCCGCCCGCCAGTGGCAGGTCGCAACCGGCGCGATCTCCACCACCGCGGAAGTATCGGCCTCCCCCGCTTGGGACGACCCGACCCTGCCGGGCGTGGAGCAGGCGGCGGCAACCACCGTCAGCACCAGCACCTCGTGCGCACGAGGCAGCCTGGTCCCGACCGGGAAACGTGGGTGGGCGTCGGGCATGGTCGGCTCCGTCGCTGGGCGAGCGGGGCGCGCGCGTCCGGGGCGCGTCCTGGGATGCTCGCGGGGGAAAACAAGGCTCTTAAGAATAGACGTTCGGCAGCGGCTCAGGTAGGGCCGCCGGGCGTCAGCCGCGTACGTTGGCGCCCGGGCGGCGTCCCCCGTAGACTCCCGGACCCTCGCGATCAGCGGTCCGCCCATGAGGAGGCGATTTGGAAGGCACCGTTCAGGCGCTCCTGACCGAGCCCATGCACATCTTCGCCTATCTGGCGGGTGTGCTCGCCGCGGTCTTCTGGCTGAGCGGCTACGAGCGCTTCAAGGGGTTCTTCGAGATCATGCCCCCGGTGATCTGGGCCTACTTCATCCCCACGTTGTCCACAACGTTCGGAATCATTCCGTCCGACGCCGCTATCTACGGCTGGATCCAGACGTATCTGCTCCCGCTGTCGCTGTTCCTGCTGATGATCAGCGTGGACCTGCCGGCGATCGCGCGCCTGGGCTCCGTCGCCCTGGCGATGCTCGTCGCGGGCACCGTGGGCATCGTGATCGGCGCGCCCATCGCCTACCTGATGTTCGGATCGGCGCTGCCGCCCGACGCGTGGAAGGGGCTCGCGGCTCTGTCCGGAAGCTGGATCGGCGGCACCGCGAACATGGTGGCGATCAAGGAGAGCGTGGGGACTCCGGACTCGCTCATGGGGCCGATCATCGTGGTGGATACGGTGGTCGGCTACGGGTGGATGGGCATCCTGCTGTTCCTGAGCGCCCGGCAGGCGGCGTTCGACCGTCGCATCAACGCGCGCGCCGACCTGCTGGACGAAACGAATCGGCTCATGGCGGAGCTGGATGAGCAGCGTACGCCGGTGACCCTGCGGCTCGCGCTGATGATCGTGGGGCTCGGGTTCGTGGCGGCCGTGGCCGGGGTGGCTCTGGGCAGATCCCTCCCGGCGCTGGGCGACCCGACGATCATAAGCGGCACGACCTGGACCGTTCTGATCGTCGTCACCGGCGGCCTGCTGCTGTCGTTCACCCCCGTGCGGCAACTGGAGGAGGCGGGGGCTTCGCGGATCGGATACGCCGCGCTGTACCTGCTGCTCGCCGCCATCGGCGCCCAGGCGGATCTGAGGGCGGTGCTGGACGCGCCGATGTTCCTGGCCGCCGGCATGGTGTGGATCGCCATCCACGCGGCGGTGCTACTGGTGGTGGCGCGGTTGCTGCGGGCGCCGCTGTTCTTCTTCGCGACCGGGAGCATGGCCAACGTCGGGGGGGCGGCGTCCGCGCCGGTGGTGGCCGGCGTCTATCACCCCGCGCTCGCGCCGGTCGG harbors:
- a CDS encoding DUF819 family protein; amino-acid sequence: MEGTVQALLTEPMHIFAYLAGVLAAVFWLSGYERFKGFFEIMPPVIWAYFIPTLSTTFGIIPSDAAIYGWIQTYLLPLSLFLLMISVDLPAIARLGSVALAMLVAGTVGIVIGAPIAYLMFGSALPPDAWKGLAALSGSWIGGTANMVAIKESVGTPDSLMGPIIVVDTVVGYGWMGILLFLSARQAAFDRRINARADLLDETNRLMAELDEQRTPVTLRLALMIVGLGFVAAVAGVALGRSLPALGDPTIISGTTWTVLIVVTGGLLLSFTPVRQLEEAGASRIGYAALYLLLAAIGAQADLRAVLDAPMFLAAGMVWIAIHAAVLLVVARLLRAPLFFFATGSMANVGGAASAPVVAGVYHPALAPVG
- the hutI gene encoding imidazolonepropionase: MAAPNSPGGAAGEAPVVILAGADEVVTCTGSGTDEVVKGAAVALAGGRVATVGELASLRTRFPAAALEELPGGVLTPGLVDSHTHAVFGRTRADEYALRAAGVPYMEVARRGGGINASVRDLRARSEDDLVELAVPRLMECLRYGTTTIEIKSGYGLDTGAELKTLSAIGRVGEALPLRVEATFLGAHEIPPEHRADRERYLAVLVDEMIPAAAEQGVARFCDVFCEPGVFSALESRTILERGAELGLVPKLHADELENGGGAELAASLGAASADHLGAVSPAGIAAIAATARSATPTVATLLPVTLMFLGRKTYAPARALLDAGAVVALATDFNPGSSPTPGLPIALTLACSQMGMSPLEALVAATAGGAAALRLADGTGTLSEGAPADVVWWTVPDHREIPYHVGVNRVGRVWKDGAVVVEAEAP
- a CDS encoding DUF2911 domain-containing protein, which translates into the protein MPDAHPRFPVGTRLPRAHEVLVLTVVAAACSTPGRVGSSQAGEADTSAVVEIAPVATCHWRAEAAELAERLSPPDSVRFSIGDAEALLCYSRPSARGRVMIGGDRVPYGEVWRTGANEPTTLHLGFAADIAGVRVDPGTYTLYTVPRPGVWEIIVNRSTEQWGAERYYTSAIEAMEAGRGAAPAHATDAHVETLRFRVALVAADTVHLTLEWEGTQLPIPIRRLR
- the hutU gene encoding urocanate hydratase, coding for MNSPTIPDLPLGTTLTCKGWQQEAALRMLLNNLHPDVAEARDELIVYGGSGKAARDPEALAAIVRSLRALEDDETLLIQSGKPVGVFRTHAHAPRVLIANSNLVGRWATWGHFRELERAGLMMYGQMTAGSWIYIGTQGILQGTYETFGAVAREHFGGSLAGRWVLTGGLGGMGGAQPLAATMAEGAMLAVEVDAERIRRRVETGYLDEMATDLDAALERVRTAADRGEALSVGLLGNCADVLPEIARRGVVPDVLTDQTSAHDPLRYVPTGQSVSAADAMRDADPAEYTRRAMESMATHCRGMLDLMRAGAITFDYGNNLRTQAFDAGVEDAFDFPGFVPAYVRPLFCEGKGPFRWVALSGDPADIARTDDLVLELFPDDTHLARWIRLARERVHFQGLPARICWLGQGERARFGLALNDLVARGEISAPIVIGRDHLDTGSVASPFRETEAMKDGSDAVADWPILNALLNTASGASWVSFHHGGGVGMGNSLHAGQVIVADGTPEMATRLERVLTNDPGIGVARHADAGYETALEAAREHGIRLPMAEG